Proteins co-encoded in one Acipenser ruthenus chromosome 3, fAciRut3.2 maternal haplotype, whole genome shotgun sequence genomic window:
- the puf60b gene encoding poly(U)-binding-splicing factor PUF60-B isoform X2: MAVSVNVGGETLMMKNGQSTVPKLGLPLLTPEQQEALQKAKKYAMEQSIKSVLVKQTIAHQQQQLTNLQMAAVTMGFGDPLSPLQSMAAQRQRALAIMCRVYVGSIYYELGEDTVRQAFAHFGPIKSIDMSWDSVTMKHKGFAFVEYEVPEAAQLALEQMNSVMLGGRNIKVGRPSNIGQAQPIIDQLAEEARSFNRIYVASIHPDLSDEDIKSVFEAFGKIKSCTLVRDPTTGKHKGYGFIEYEKSQSSQDAVSSMNRFDLGGQLLCVGKAVTPANALLAPMTPGGLPPAAAVAAAAATAKITAQEAVAGTSALNALTTPTLTLGQTLGQTLGQTLGQPRGALPQAMMAAQALGVFSGVNQMQPLLPVIPQVGLVNPVLSTPPALAAAAKAKKEKEKEEEVGADGERTEMLSEQEHMSISGSSARHMVMQKLMRKQESTVMVLRNMVGPEDIDDDLEGEVTEECGKFGAVNRVIIYQEKQGEEEDAEVIVKIFVEFSTATEMDKGIQALNGRWFGGRKVIAEVYDEERFNNSDLSA, from the exons ATGGCGGTATCAGTGAACGTG GGTGGCGAAACTCTGATGATGAAGAATGGACAGAGCACAGTGCCAAAGCTTGGCCTCCCTCTGCTCACTCCGGAGCAGCAGGAGGCACTACAGAAG GCAAAGAAGTATGCAATGGAGCAGAGCATCAAGAGTGTGCTAGTGAAGCAGACCATTGCTCACCAGCAGCAACAACTAACTAACCTCCAG ATGGCAGCAGTGACAATGGGCTTTGGAGATCCTCTCTCACCTTTACAATCG ATGGCAGCCCAGCGGCAGCGTGCGCTAGCCATCATGTGTCGAGTTTACGTGGGCTCAATTTACTATGAGTTGGGGGAGGACACAGTCCGACAAGCTTTTGCTCATTTTGGACCTATCAAGAGCATTGATATGTCCTGGGACTCTGTCACCATGAAACACAAG GGGTTTGCCTTTGTGGAGTATGAAGTCCCAGAGGCAGCACAGCTTGCCCTGGAACAGATGAACTCAGTCATGCTGGGAGGCAGAAACATCAAG gtgGGCAGACCAAGTAATATTGGCCAGGCTCAGCCTATTATTGACCAGCTAGCAGAAGAGGCACGGTCCTTTAACCGGATCTATGTAGCATCCATACATCCAGACCTGTCTGATGAGGACATCAAGAGTGTCTTTGAGGCTTTTGGGAAAATCAAATCCTGCACGCTAGTCAGAGACCCCACTACGGGCAAACACAAAGGTTACGGCTTTATTG aataTGAAAAGTCTCAGTCGTCTCAGGATGCTGTATCTTCCATGAACCGTTTTGATCTGGGAGGTCAGTTACTGTGCGTCGGTAAAGCGGTCACTCCAGCCAATGCACTTCTGGCCCCCATGACCCCTGGAGGCTTACCGCCTGCTGCAGCAGTGGCAGCGGCAGCAGCGACAGCCAAGATCACAGCACAG GAAGCAGTAGCTGGAACCTCAGCACTGAATGCGCTCACGACTCCAACACTGACGCTGGGACAGACATTGGGACAAACATTGGGACAAACGCTGGGACAGCCGCGGGGGGCTCTACCCCAGGCAATGATGGCAGCACAAGCACTCGGCGTCTTTTCAG GTGTGAACCAAATGCAGCCACTCCTTCCAGTGATCCCACAGGTTGGGTTAGTGAACCCGGTCCTATCCACCCCTCCAGCGCTAGCAGCCGCCGCAAAGGccaagaaggagaaggagaaagaggaAGAGGTGGGAGCGGACGGGGAGCGGACAGAGATGCTGAGCGAACAGGAGCACATGAGCATCTCTGGCAGTAGTGCCAGACACATGGTCATGCAGAAACTGATGAGGAAACAAGAG TCGACGGTGATGGTGCTTAGGAACATGGTTGGTCCTGAGGACATTGATGATGACCTTGAGGGCGAGGTGACGGAGGAGTGTGGCAAGTTCGGGGCAGTGAACCGTGTGATCATCTACCAGGAGaagcagggggaggaggaggacgcCGAGGTGATCGTCAAGATATTTGTAGAGTTCTCAACGGCAACCGAGATGGACAAAGGCATCCAGGCGCTGAATGGGCGCTGGTTTGGAGGCAGGAAAGTCATCGCTGAGGTGTACGACGAGGAGCGCTTCAACAACAGTGACCTGTCCGCTTAA
- the puf60b gene encoding poly(U)-binding-splicing factor PUF60-B isoform X3, producing the protein MQPASSSCGGETLMMKNGQSTVPKLGLPLLTPEQQEALQKAKKYAMEQSIKSVLVKQTIAHQQQQLTNLQMAAQRQRALAIMCRVYVGSIYYELGEDTVRQAFAHFGPIKSIDMSWDSVTMKHKGFAFVEYEVPEAAQLALEQMNSVMLGGRNIKVGRPSNIGQAQPIIDQLAEEARSFNRIYVASIHPDLSDEDIKSVFEAFGKIKSCTLVRDPTTGKHKGYGFIEYEKSQSSQDAVSSMNRFDLGGQLLCVGKAVTPANALLAPMTPGGLPPAAAVAAAAATAKITAQEAVAGTSALNALTTPTLTLGQTLGQTLGQTLGQPRGALPQAMMAAQALGVFSGVNQMQPLLPVIPQVGLVNPVLSTPPALAAAAKAKKEKEKEEEVGADGERTEMLSEQEHMSISGSSARHMVMQKLMRKQESTVMVLRNMVGPEDIDDDLEGEVTEECGKFGAVNRVIIYQEKQGEEEDAEVIVKIFVEFSTATEMDKGIQALNGRWFGGRKVIAEVYDEERFNNSDLSA; encoded by the exons ATGCAGCCGGCCTCCTCTAGTTGT GGTGGCGAAACTCTGATGATGAAGAATGGACAGAGCACAGTGCCAAAGCTTGGCCTCCCTCTGCTCACTCCGGAGCAGCAGGAGGCACTACAGAAG GCAAAGAAGTATGCAATGGAGCAGAGCATCAAGAGTGTGCTAGTGAAGCAGACCATTGCTCACCAGCAGCAACAACTAACTAACCTCCAG ATGGCAGCCCAGCGGCAGCGTGCGCTAGCCATCATGTGTCGAGTTTACGTGGGCTCAATTTACTATGAGTTGGGGGAGGACACAGTCCGACAAGCTTTTGCTCATTTTGGACCTATCAAGAGCATTGATATGTCCTGGGACTCTGTCACCATGAAACACAAG GGGTTTGCCTTTGTGGAGTATGAAGTCCCAGAGGCAGCACAGCTTGCCCTGGAACAGATGAACTCAGTCATGCTGGGAGGCAGAAACATCAAG gtgGGCAGACCAAGTAATATTGGCCAGGCTCAGCCTATTATTGACCAGCTAGCAGAAGAGGCACGGTCCTTTAACCGGATCTATGTAGCATCCATACATCCAGACCTGTCTGATGAGGACATCAAGAGTGTCTTTGAGGCTTTTGGGAAAATCAAATCCTGCACGCTAGTCAGAGACCCCACTACGGGCAAACACAAAGGTTACGGCTTTATTG aataTGAAAAGTCTCAGTCGTCTCAGGATGCTGTATCTTCCATGAACCGTTTTGATCTGGGAGGTCAGTTACTGTGCGTCGGTAAAGCGGTCACTCCAGCCAATGCACTTCTGGCCCCCATGACCCCTGGAGGCTTACCGCCTGCTGCAGCAGTGGCAGCGGCAGCAGCGACAGCCAAGATCACAGCACAG GAAGCAGTAGCTGGAACCTCAGCACTGAATGCGCTCACGACTCCAACACTGACGCTGGGACAGACATTGGGACAAACATTGGGACAAACGCTGGGACAGCCGCGGGGGGCTCTACCCCAGGCAATGATGGCAGCACAAGCACTCGGCGTCTTTTCAG GTGTGAACCAAATGCAGCCACTCCTTCCAGTGATCCCACAGGTTGGGTTAGTGAACCCGGTCCTATCCACCCCTCCAGCGCTAGCAGCCGCCGCAAAGGccaagaaggagaaggagaaagaggaAGAGGTGGGAGCGGACGGGGAGCGGACAGAGATGCTGAGCGAACAGGAGCACATGAGCATCTCTGGCAGTAGTGCCAGACACATGGTCATGCAGAAACTGATGAGGAAACAAGAG TCGACGGTGATGGTGCTTAGGAACATGGTTGGTCCTGAGGACATTGATGATGACCTTGAGGGCGAGGTGACGGAGGAGTGTGGCAAGTTCGGGGCAGTGAACCGTGTGATCATCTACCAGGAGaagcagggggaggaggaggacgcCGAGGTGATCGTCAAGATATTTGTAGAGTTCTCAACGGCAACCGAGATGGACAAAGGCATCCAGGCGCTGAATGGGCGCTGGTTTGGAGGCAGGAAAGTCATCGCTGAGGTGTACGACGAGGAGCGCTTCAACAACAGTGACCTGTCCGCTTAA
- the puf60b gene encoding poly(U)-binding-splicing factor PUF60-B isoform X1: protein MQPASSSCGGETLMMKNGQSTVPKLGLPLLTPEQQEALQKAKKYAMEQSIKSVLVKQTIAHQQQQLTNLQMAAVTMGFGDPLSPLQSMAAQRQRALAIMCRVYVGSIYYELGEDTVRQAFAHFGPIKSIDMSWDSVTMKHKGFAFVEYEVPEAAQLALEQMNSVMLGGRNIKVGRPSNIGQAQPIIDQLAEEARSFNRIYVASIHPDLSDEDIKSVFEAFGKIKSCTLVRDPTTGKHKGYGFIEYEKSQSSQDAVSSMNRFDLGGQLLCVGKAVTPANALLAPMTPGGLPPAAAVAAAAATAKITAQEAVAGTSALNALTTPTLTLGQTLGQTLGQTLGQPRGALPQAMMAAQALGVFSGVNQMQPLLPVIPQVGLVNPVLSTPPALAAAAKAKKEKEKEEEVGADGERTEMLSEQEHMSISGSSARHMVMQKLMRKQESTVMVLRNMVGPEDIDDDLEGEVTEECGKFGAVNRVIIYQEKQGEEEDAEVIVKIFVEFSTATEMDKGIQALNGRWFGGRKVIAEVYDEERFNNSDLSA, encoded by the exons ATGCAGCCGGCCTCCTCTAGTTGT GGTGGCGAAACTCTGATGATGAAGAATGGACAGAGCACAGTGCCAAAGCTTGGCCTCCCTCTGCTCACTCCGGAGCAGCAGGAGGCACTACAGAAG GCAAAGAAGTATGCAATGGAGCAGAGCATCAAGAGTGTGCTAGTGAAGCAGACCATTGCTCACCAGCAGCAACAACTAACTAACCTCCAG ATGGCAGCAGTGACAATGGGCTTTGGAGATCCTCTCTCACCTTTACAATCG ATGGCAGCCCAGCGGCAGCGTGCGCTAGCCATCATGTGTCGAGTTTACGTGGGCTCAATTTACTATGAGTTGGGGGAGGACACAGTCCGACAAGCTTTTGCTCATTTTGGACCTATCAAGAGCATTGATATGTCCTGGGACTCTGTCACCATGAAACACAAG GGGTTTGCCTTTGTGGAGTATGAAGTCCCAGAGGCAGCACAGCTTGCCCTGGAACAGATGAACTCAGTCATGCTGGGAGGCAGAAACATCAAG gtgGGCAGACCAAGTAATATTGGCCAGGCTCAGCCTATTATTGACCAGCTAGCAGAAGAGGCACGGTCCTTTAACCGGATCTATGTAGCATCCATACATCCAGACCTGTCTGATGAGGACATCAAGAGTGTCTTTGAGGCTTTTGGGAAAATCAAATCCTGCACGCTAGTCAGAGACCCCACTACGGGCAAACACAAAGGTTACGGCTTTATTG aataTGAAAAGTCTCAGTCGTCTCAGGATGCTGTATCTTCCATGAACCGTTTTGATCTGGGAGGTCAGTTACTGTGCGTCGGTAAAGCGGTCACTCCAGCCAATGCACTTCTGGCCCCCATGACCCCTGGAGGCTTACCGCCTGCTGCAGCAGTGGCAGCGGCAGCAGCGACAGCCAAGATCACAGCACAG GAAGCAGTAGCTGGAACCTCAGCACTGAATGCGCTCACGACTCCAACACTGACGCTGGGACAGACATTGGGACAAACATTGGGACAAACGCTGGGACAGCCGCGGGGGGCTCTACCCCAGGCAATGATGGCAGCACAAGCACTCGGCGTCTTTTCAG GTGTGAACCAAATGCAGCCACTCCTTCCAGTGATCCCACAGGTTGGGTTAGTGAACCCGGTCCTATCCACCCCTCCAGCGCTAGCAGCCGCCGCAAAGGccaagaaggagaaggagaaagaggaAGAGGTGGGAGCGGACGGGGAGCGGACAGAGATGCTGAGCGAACAGGAGCACATGAGCATCTCTGGCAGTAGTGCCAGACACATGGTCATGCAGAAACTGATGAGGAAACAAGAG TCGACGGTGATGGTGCTTAGGAACATGGTTGGTCCTGAGGACATTGATGATGACCTTGAGGGCGAGGTGACGGAGGAGTGTGGCAAGTTCGGGGCAGTGAACCGTGTGATCATCTACCAGGAGaagcagggggaggaggaggacgcCGAGGTGATCGTCAAGATATTTGTAGAGTTCTCAACGGCAACCGAGATGGACAAAGGCATCCAGGCGCTGAATGGGCGCTGGTTTGGAGGCAGGAAAGTCATCGCTGAGGTGTACGACGAGGAGCGCTTCAACAACAGTGACCTGTCCGCTTAA